One window of Trinickia caryophylli genomic DNA carries:
- a CDS encoding LysR family transcriptional regulator → MDLLALTDFNLVARHGSFGEAARAAGRPKATLSRRVAELENSLDLRLFERGSRGVKLTQEGRALYERTGVLLAELAESAAAIASGNERPRGRLRISAPVLFSQVAMGKLVATFALKYPDVLLEVTTEDRPVDMVEEGYDVVIRVNPDRDESLIGRVFLRDRLVVVAAPDLPRPTEGAATPAILRGAEDRRVYWDVTGAGGKSRISIKPVAHLSSLIMVRDTVRLGVGAACLPVSLVSRDLAAGTLAYWGDVEGPEIALWALYPSRRLLSVRVSAFLDHLKEAFPLGRAEELAGYVGAG, encoded by the coding sequence ATGGACCTGCTTGCGCTCACGGATTTCAATCTCGTTGCTCGTCACGGAAGTTTTGGGGAGGCGGCTCGTGCGGCGGGGCGCCCGAAGGCGACGCTGTCCCGGCGGGTCGCGGAGCTCGAGAACAGTCTCGATCTCCGGTTGTTCGAGCGAGGGTCGCGCGGCGTGAAGCTCACGCAGGAGGGGCGTGCCCTTTACGAGCGGACAGGCGTTTTGCTGGCCGAGCTTGCCGAGAGCGCCGCTGCGATTGCATCGGGAAACGAGCGGCCGCGCGGCCGCTTGCGTATCAGTGCGCCGGTGCTGTTTTCGCAGGTTGCGATGGGCAAGCTGGTTGCCACGTTTGCGCTGAAATATCCCGACGTGCTGCTGGAGGTGACGACCGAAGATCGGCCTGTCGACATGGTCGAGGAGGGGTATGACGTCGTGATTCGAGTCAACCCCGATCGGGACGAAAGCCTGATCGGGCGCGTGTTCCTGCGCGATCGGCTGGTGGTGGTGGCGGCGCCGGATTTGCCGCGGCCGACCGAGGGGGCGGCTACTCCGGCGATATTGCGTGGGGCCGAGGATCGGAGAGTGTATTGGGACGTCACAGGTGCGGGCGGCAAATCGCGAATATCGATCAAGCCGGTTGCTCATCTGTCGTCGCTGATCATGGTCCGCGATACGGTTCGTCTTGGCGTGGGGGCGGCCTGCCTGCCGGTGTCGCTCGTGAGTCGTGATCTGGCTGCCGGGACGCTGGCGTATTGGGGCGACGTGGAGGGCCCCGAAATCGCGCTATGGGCGCTCTATCCTTCCAGGCGGTTGCTGAGCGTTCGCGTTTCGGCTTTTCTCGATCATCTCAAGGAGGCATTTCCTTTGGGAAGGGCGGAAGAATTGGCGGGCTATGTCGGGGCGGGTTAG
- a CDS encoding SDR family oxidoreductase yields MTILVTGATGRVGRQVVNQLAGRGAHVRALVRDSSKADFPAGVTVAKGDMLDIDSLRTAFAGIRTLFLLNAVAGDEFTQALIALNIARESGVERLVYLSVMHADRFVNVPHFAVKSGAERMIERMGFSATILRPAYFMDNEFMVKDVILNHGLYPMPIGSKGVAMVHTRDIAEVAAIELVRRDEAPGKLPIDTLDLVGPDTLTGSALASIWSQVLGRPVAYGGDDPAAFEKNLADRVPKWMAYEMRLMAERYVSDGMVPQAGDVERLTAILGRPLHTYRDFAIELARGA; encoded by the coding sequence ATGACCATCCTCGTTACCGGCGCCACCGGCCGCGTCGGCCGCCAAGTCGTCAATCAACTCGCCGGCCGCGGCGCTCACGTGCGCGCGCTCGTTCGCGATTCCTCGAAAGCCGATTTTCCGGCCGGCGTGACTGTCGCAAAGGGCGATATGCTCGACATCGACTCGCTTCGCACCGCCTTCGCCGGAATCCGCACGTTGTTCCTGCTCAACGCCGTGGCCGGCGACGAATTCACCCAGGCACTCATCGCCCTCAATATCGCGCGCGAATCGGGCGTCGAGCGACTGGTCTATCTGTCGGTCATGCACGCCGATCGCTTTGTAAACGTGCCGCATTTTGCGGTGAAATCCGGCGCCGAACGGATGATCGAACGGATGGGGTTCAGCGCCACCATCCTGCGCCCGGCCTACTTCATGGATAACGAGTTCATGGTGAAGGACGTCATCCTCAATCATGGCCTCTACCCGATGCCGATCGGCAGCAAGGGCGTGGCCATGGTTCACACCCGCGATATCGCGGAAGTCGCGGCTATCGAACTGGTCCGTCGAGACGAAGCGCCAGGCAAGTTGCCGATCGACACGCTCGACCTCGTCGGGCCCGACACGCTCACCGGCTCGGCACTCGCCTCCATCTGGTCGCAGGTCCTCGGCCGCCCTGTTGCCTACGGCGGCGACGATCCCGCCGCGTTCGAAAAGAACCTCGCGGATCGGGTGCCGAAATGGATGGCCTATGAGATGCGCCTGATGGCCGAGCGCTATGTCAGCGACGGCATGGTGCCGCAAGCGGGGGACGTCGAGCGACTGACCGCGATTCTGGGCCGCCCGCTGCACACGTACCGCGACTTCGCCATCGAACTGGCACGCGGAGCCTGA
- a CDS encoding LysR family transcriptional regulator, translating to MREISLDRLRTLVAIADHGSFAAAAQLLHLAPPTVSLHIAELENRVGAPLLSRKRGNVRPSAVGEVLVERARRLLAEIESTLDDVSRQVQGLAGRVRLGASTGAIAHLLPRAIAQLRVLRPEIDVQIAVLTSQDTLARLAQGTLDVGLVALPQSAVAGLVIRPWRRDPVMAFVPADWQPPARVSPAWLATRPLILNDATTRLSRLTSEWFAAGGYRPAPRIELNYNDAIKSLVAAGYGATLLPHEAGAPPSDARVAMRPLRPAMWRKLGIAHRAGLVERATQHVLDALHELTVR from the coding sequence ATGAGAGAGATCAGCCTCGACCGCCTGCGCACGCTCGTCGCCATTGCGGATCATGGATCGTTCGCGGCTGCCGCGCAGCTGCTGCATCTCGCGCCGCCCACCGTCAGCCTGCATATCGCCGAATTGGAAAACCGCGTGGGAGCGCCCTTGCTTTCCCGCAAGCGGGGAAACGTGCGGCCGTCCGCGGTCGGCGAAGTGCTGGTGGAACGCGCGCGCAGGTTGCTGGCCGAAATCGAATCGACGCTCGATGACGTCAGCCGGCAAGTGCAAGGGCTGGCGGGCCGGGTAAGGCTCGGCGCCTCGACGGGTGCCATCGCTCATCTGTTGCCGCGCGCGATTGCCCAGCTGCGCGTGCTTCGTCCGGAGATCGACGTGCAGATTGCCGTGCTCACGTCGCAGGACACGCTCGCCCGCCTCGCGCAAGGAACACTCGACGTGGGGCTCGTCGCGTTGCCGCAGTCCGCCGTCGCAGGGCTCGTCATCCGGCCGTGGCGGCGCGACCCCGTCATGGCCTTCGTGCCCGCCGACTGGCAGCCGCCGGCACGCGTCAGTCCAGCCTGGCTCGCGACGCGGCCGCTCATTCTCAACGACGCCACCACCCGCCTCTCGCGCCTCACGTCGGAGTGGTTCGCGGCAGGCGGTTATCGGCCGGCGCCGCGCATCGAACTCAATTACAACGACGCCATCAAGAGTCTCGTCGCCGCCGGCTACGGCGCCACGCTCCTGCCGCATGAAGCAGGCGCTCCGCCGTCCGATGCGCGCGTCGCGATGCGGCCGCTGCGCCCGGCCATGTGGCGAAAGCTCGGCATCGCGCACCGGGCGGGACTCGTCGAACGCGCGACCCAGCACGTGCTCGACGCGCTGCACGAGCTTACGGTGCGGTAG
- a CDS encoding glycoside hydrolase family 32 protein: MTTKHPSSAFARELSALCTSSVAALAVSAVACLAPPATASAADGVDTPQWRPALHYSPQRNWMNDPNGLVYENGRYHLFYQHNPNDNFWGDMSWGHATSCDLVHWEEQPVAIRANEKEEVFSGSVVVDAHNTSGLGPAGSSPLVALYTSVYKPGSGHEPGVQAQSLAYSMDHGQTWHRYAHNPVLTLEPESRQFRDPKVTWYAPGGYWLMTAVVADAQVVKLYRSSDLIHWSFLSDFTLPDVPHRGALWEMPELLALPLDGNPHDVRWVMIVNVNPWSIAGGSGAMYFVGRFDGKTFKPDDVPPAGADPARYRWLDHGADFYAAGTFANTPGHAPVAIAWMSNWDYAARVPTAPWKGAMTVPRTLALRTIDGMPRLVSTIAEPFAASARDRPSIHLAPLGVSSGVRELPAATHATVQMLSLSIEPRDARRAGLIVRRSADGRVGTRIFYDTANKTLTVDRSASGLTAFAPTFSLEHIVHLPLEQGKLRLDIVVDKGSIEVFAGHGRVSVTDLIFPTDRDDRVAIFTEGGSAVFADIAVTNLERDARGLRKLARAPTAP; encoded by the coding sequence ATGACTACGAAGCACCCATCATCGGCATTCGCTCGAGAATTGAGCGCACTGTGCACGTCCTCGGTGGCGGCGTTGGCCGTGTCGGCCGTCGCGTGCCTTGCGCCGCCTGCCACGGCATCGGCTGCCGACGGCGTGGATACACCGCAGTGGCGCCCGGCACTGCATTATTCGCCGCAGCGCAATTGGATGAACGATCCCAACGGACTGGTGTACGAGAACGGGCGTTATCACCTCTTCTACCAGCACAATCCCAACGACAACTTCTGGGGCGACATGTCGTGGGGGCATGCGACGAGCTGCGACCTCGTGCATTGGGAAGAACAGCCAGTCGCGATTCGCGCGAACGAGAAAGAGGAGGTCTTTTCGGGCTCGGTCGTCGTGGATGCACACAATACGTCCGGACTCGGGCCGGCCGGCTCGTCGCCGCTCGTAGCGCTTTACACGAGCGTCTACAAGCCCGGCTCGGGGCATGAGCCGGGGGTACAGGCGCAGTCGCTGGCCTACAGCATGGACCACGGGCAGACGTGGCACCGCTACGCTCACAATCCGGTGCTGACGCTCGAGCCGGAATCGCGCCAGTTCCGCGACCCGAAGGTGACGTGGTATGCCCCCGGCGGGTACTGGCTGATGACGGCAGTGGTGGCGGACGCGCAGGTCGTCAAGCTCTATCGCTCGAGCGATTTGATCCATTGGTCGTTTCTCAGCGATTTCACGCTGCCCGACGTGCCGCATCGCGGAGCGCTCTGGGAGATGCCGGAGTTGCTGGCGCTGCCGCTCGACGGCAATCCCCACGACGTGCGCTGGGTGATGATCGTCAACGTCAATCCGTGGTCGATAGCGGGCGGCTCGGGGGCGATGTATTTCGTTGGCCGCTTCGACGGCAAGACATTTAAGCCGGACGACGTTCCGCCTGCGGGGGCCGACCCGGCGCGCTATCGATGGCTCGATCACGGGGCCGATTTCTATGCGGCGGGGACTTTCGCCAATACCCCGGGGCACGCACCTGTCGCAATCGCGTGGATGAGCAACTGGGACTACGCCGCACGCGTTCCCACCGCGCCGTGGAAGGGCGCCATGACCGTGCCGCGCACGTTGGCGCTGAGGACGATCGATGGCATGCCGCGACTCGTATCCACGATTGCCGAGCCGTTCGCGGCAAGTGCGCGCGATCGGCCGTCCATTCATCTGGCGCCGCTCGGCGTGTCGTCGGGCGTTCGCGAGCTTCCGGCCGCCACGCATGCGACGGTGCAGATGCTTTCGCTGTCGATCGAGCCGCGAGACGCGCGGCGCGCGGGCCTGATCGTTCGACGCTCGGCAGACGGCCGTGTCGGCACGCGGATTTTCTACGATACGGCGAATAAAACGCTGACCGTCGATCGTTCGGCTTCGGGGCTGACCGCTTTTGCCCCAACGTTCAGCCTCGAGCACATCGTCCACTTGCCGCTCGAGCAGGGCAAGCTGCGGCTCGATATCGTTGTCGACAAAGGCTCGATCGAGGTATTCGCCGGTCACGGGCGCGTGAGCGTCACCGACCTGATCTTCCCGACCGATCGCGATGACCGCGTGGCGATATTCACGGAAGGCGGCAGCGCGGTATTCGCCGACATCGCGGTGACGAACCTGGAACGCGATGCGCGCGGTCTTCGCAAGCTGGCGCGGGCACCTACCGCACCGTAA
- the argC gene encoding N-acetyl-gamma-glutamyl-phosphate reductase, protein MTLPTVFIDGDQGTTGLQIHERLRERTDLQLLTLPESERKDAKRRAEAVNACDVAILCLPDAAAREAVGFIRNPEVRVIDASSAHRTQPDWTYGFPEMAPGHEQRIREARRVTNPGCYPTGAIALLRPLIEAGLVPHDYPFAIHAVSGYSGGGRTMVDAFESGGASHPAPFQVYGLALEHKHTPEIALHAGLAHRPFFVPAYGAYRQGIVLTVPIELRQLPAGVDGERLHACLVHRYTAARHVHVMPLAAARAASHLDPQALNGTNDLGLGVFDNARHGQVLLSAVFDNLGKGASGAAVQNLDLMLSARA, encoded by the coding sequence ATGACTCTCCCCACTGTATTTATCGACGGCGACCAAGGCACCACGGGCCTGCAGATCCATGAACGCCTGCGCGAGCGTACGGACCTTCAACTGCTCACGCTGCCGGAATCCGAGCGCAAGGATGCGAAGCGGCGCGCCGAGGCCGTCAACGCATGCGACGTTGCGATTTTGTGCCTGCCCGATGCGGCGGCGCGCGAGGCGGTGGGTTTCATCCGGAATCCCGAAGTCCGCGTGATCGATGCGAGTTCCGCGCATCGTACGCAGCCGGATTGGACGTATGGATTCCCCGAGATGGCGCCCGGTCATGAACAGCGCATTCGCGAAGCGCGGCGCGTCACCAATCCGGGCTGCTATCCGACGGGCGCCATCGCGTTGCTGCGGCCGCTCATCGAGGCGGGCCTCGTTCCGCACGATTATCCGTTCGCCATTCATGCGGTGTCGGGCTACTCGGGCGGCGGCCGGACGATGGTCGATGCCTTCGAGTCGGGCGGCGCCTCGCATCCCGCACCGTTTCAGGTCTACGGTTTGGCGCTCGAGCACAAGCACACGCCGGAGATTGCACTACACGCGGGACTCGCGCATCGGCCGTTTTTCGTGCCGGCGTACGGCGCATACCGGCAAGGCATCGTGCTGACCGTGCCGATCGAGCTGCGTCAGCTGCCCGCAGGCGTCGACGGCGAACGACTGCACGCGTGCCTCGTGCATCGCTACACCGCCGCGCGGCACGTCCACGTCATGCCGCTTGCCGCGGCGCGGGCGGCAAGCCATCTCGACCCACAGGCACTCAACGGGACCAACGACCTCGGCCTGGGCGTGTTCGACAATGCAAGACATGGACAGGTCCTGCTGTCCGCCGTTTTCGACAACCTGGGCAAAGGCGCATCGGGTGCGGCGGTGCAGAACCTGGATCTGATGCTGAGCGCGCGGGCATAG
- a CDS encoding YidB family protein, with the protein MSLLDTLGALAGSAPSGNTPSAQLIAVALNYINTQPGGLSGVVQNFERSGLGGLVQSWIANGDNLPVSEEQLHGALGADTVSSLAQQVGMQPGEALSALTKVLPALVNAATPDGQAPSSGQLSMPGAGGAIAELASLFGSRS; encoded by the coding sequence ATGAGCTTACTCGATACCCTTGGAGCGCTTGCCGGAAGCGCCCCATCCGGCAACACGCCGTCCGCTCAGTTGATCGCTGTAGCGCTCAATTACATCAACACTCAACCCGGCGGGCTGAGCGGCGTGGTGCAAAACTTCGAGCGCAGCGGGCTAGGCGGGCTCGTTCAATCGTGGATAGCGAATGGCGACAACCTGCCCGTTTCCGAGGAGCAACTTCACGGCGCGCTCGGAGCGGACACAGTCTCCTCGCTCGCACAGCAAGTGGGTATGCAACCGGGCGAAGCGCTGAGCGCACTCACAAAGGTTCTGCCCGCGCTTGTCAACGCCGCGACGCCGGATGGCCAGGCGCCGAGTTCCGGCCAGCTCAGCATGCCTGGTGCCGGCGGCGCGATCGCCGAATTGGCGAGCCTGTTCGGCAGCCGGAGCTAG